One Peromyscus maniculatus bairdii isolate BWxNUB_F1_BW_parent chromosome 14, HU_Pman_BW_mat_3.1, whole genome shotgun sequence genomic window carries:
- the Atxn3 gene encoding ataxin-3 isoform X1, which translates to MESIFHEKQEGSLCAQHCLNNLLQGEYFSPVELSSIAHQLDEEERMRMAEGGVTSEDYRTFLQQPSGNMDDSGFFSIQVISNALKVWGLELILFNSPEYQRLRIDPINERSFICNYKEHWFTVRKLGKQWFNLNSLLTGPELISDTYLALFLAQLQQEGYSIFVVKGDLPDCEADQLLQMIKVQQMHRPKLIGEELAQLKEQSVLKADLERVLEAADGSGMLDEDEDDLQRALAISRQEVDIEDEEADLRRAIQLSMQGSSRSMSQDSPQTPHTNLTSEELRKRREAYFEKQQQQQQEVDRPRQLSYPCERPTTSSGGRGNNQAGDGVSEEDILRAAVTMSLETAKDNLKAERKK; encoded by the exons ATGGAGTCCATCTTCCACGAGAAA CAAGAAGGCTCACTTTGTGCTCAGCATTGCCTGAATAATCTATTGCAAGGGGAGTATTTTAGCCCTGTGGAGTTATCCTCGATTGCACACCAGctggatgaagaagaaaggatgagGATGGCAGAAGGAGGCGTTACCAGTGAGGACTATCGCACATTTTTACAG CAGCCTTCTGGAAATATGGACGACAGCGGCTTTTTCTCCATTCAA GTTATAAGCAATGCCTTGAAAGTTTGGGGTTTAGAACTAATCCTATTCAACAGTCCAGAGTACCAGAGGCTCAGAATTGATCCTat AAATGAAAGATCCTTTATATGCAATTATAAAGAACATTGGTTTACAGttagaaaattaggaaaacaG tggttTAACTTGAATTCTCTGCTGACGGGTCCAGAATTAATATCAGATACATACCTCGCACTATTCTTGGCTCAATTACAGCAAGAAg gTTATTCTATATTTGTTGTTAAGGGTGATCTGCCAGACTGCGAAGCTGACCAGCTTTTGCAGATGATCAAGGTCCAGCAGATGCATCGACCAAAACTTATTGGAGAAGAATTGGCACAGCTCAAAGAACAGAG TGTTCTCAAAGCAGATCTGGAACGAGTCCTAGAGGCGGCCGACGGGTCGGGAATGTtggatgaagatgaggatgatTTACAGAGGGCTCTAGCGATAAGTCGTCAGGAAGTTGATATAGAGGATGAAGAAGCTGATCTCCGAAGGGCCATTCAGCTTAGTATGCAAG GTAGTTCCAGAAGTATGTCTCAAGATAGTCCGCAGACACCACATACCAATCTTACTTCAGAAGAGCTGcggaagaggagagaagcctaCTTTGAAAA gcaacagcagcagcagcaggaggtagACCGACCTAGACAGCTTTCATACCCTTGTGAAAGACCGACCACAAGTTCAGGAGGACGTGGGAACAACCAAG
- the Atxn3 gene encoding ataxin-3 isoform X3 — MESIFHEKQEGSLCAQHCLNNLLQGEYFSPVELSSIAHQLDEEERMRMAEGGVTSEDYRTFLQPSGNMDDSGFFSIQVISNALKVWGLELILFNSPEYQRLRIDPINERSFICNYKEHWFTVRKLGKQWFNLNSLLTGPELISDTYLALFLAQLQQEGYSIFVVKGDLPDCEADQLLQMIKVQQMHRPKLIGEELAQLKEQSVLKADLERVLEAADGSGMLDEDEDDLQRALAISRQEVDIEDEEADLRRAIQLSMQGSSRSMSQDSPQTPHTNLTSEELRKRREAYFEKQQQQQQEVDRPRQLSYPCERPTTSSGGRGNNQAGDGVSEEDILRAAVTMSLETAKDNLKAERKK, encoded by the exons ATGGAGTCCATCTTCCACGAGAAA CAAGAAGGCTCACTTTGTGCTCAGCATTGCCTGAATAATCTATTGCAAGGGGAGTATTTTAGCCCTGTGGAGTTATCCTCGATTGCACACCAGctggatgaagaagaaaggatgagGATGGCAGAAGGAGGCGTTACCAGTGAGGACTATCGCACATTTTTACAG CCTTCTGGAAATATGGACGACAGCGGCTTTTTCTCCATTCAA GTTATAAGCAATGCCTTGAAAGTTTGGGGTTTAGAACTAATCCTATTCAACAGTCCAGAGTACCAGAGGCTCAGAATTGATCCTat AAATGAAAGATCCTTTATATGCAATTATAAAGAACATTGGTTTACAGttagaaaattaggaaaacaG tggttTAACTTGAATTCTCTGCTGACGGGTCCAGAATTAATATCAGATACATACCTCGCACTATTCTTGGCTCAATTACAGCAAGAAg gTTATTCTATATTTGTTGTTAAGGGTGATCTGCCAGACTGCGAAGCTGACCAGCTTTTGCAGATGATCAAGGTCCAGCAGATGCATCGACCAAAACTTATTGGAGAAGAATTGGCACAGCTCAAAGAACAGAG TGTTCTCAAAGCAGATCTGGAACGAGTCCTAGAGGCGGCCGACGGGTCGGGAATGTtggatgaagatgaggatgatTTACAGAGGGCTCTAGCGATAAGTCGTCAGGAAGTTGATATAGAGGATGAAGAAGCTGATCTCCGAAGGGCCATTCAGCTTAGTATGCAAG GTAGTTCCAGAAGTATGTCTCAAGATAGTCCGCAGACACCACATACCAATCTTACTTCAGAAGAGCTGcggaagaggagagaagcctaCTTTGAAAA gcaacagcagcagcagcaggaggtagACCGACCTAGACAGCTTTCATACCCTTGTGAAAGACCGACCACAAGTTCAGGAGGACGTGGGAACAACCAAG
- the Atxn3 gene encoding ataxin-3 isoform X2 yields MESIFHEKQEGSLCAQHCLNNLLQGEYFSPVELSSIAHQLDEEERMRMAEGGVTSEDYRTFLQQPSGNMDDSGFFSIQVISNALKVWGLELILFNSPEYQRLRIDPINERSFICNYKEHWFTVRKLGKQWFNLNSLLTGPELISDTYLALFLAQLQQEGYSIFVVKGDLPDCEADQLLQMIKVQQMHRPKLIGEELAQLKEQSVLKADLERVLEAADGSGMLDEDEDDLQRALAISRQEVDIEDEEADLRRAIQLSMQGSSRSMSQDSPQTPHTNLTSEELRKRREAYFEKQQQQQQEVDRPRQLSYPCERPTTSSGGRGNNQGDGVSEEDILRAAVTMSLETAKDNLKAERKK; encoded by the exons ATGGAGTCCATCTTCCACGAGAAA CAAGAAGGCTCACTTTGTGCTCAGCATTGCCTGAATAATCTATTGCAAGGGGAGTATTTTAGCCCTGTGGAGTTATCCTCGATTGCACACCAGctggatgaagaagaaaggatgagGATGGCAGAAGGAGGCGTTACCAGTGAGGACTATCGCACATTTTTACAG CAGCCTTCTGGAAATATGGACGACAGCGGCTTTTTCTCCATTCAA GTTATAAGCAATGCCTTGAAAGTTTGGGGTTTAGAACTAATCCTATTCAACAGTCCAGAGTACCAGAGGCTCAGAATTGATCCTat AAATGAAAGATCCTTTATATGCAATTATAAAGAACATTGGTTTACAGttagaaaattaggaaaacaG tggttTAACTTGAATTCTCTGCTGACGGGTCCAGAATTAATATCAGATACATACCTCGCACTATTCTTGGCTCAATTACAGCAAGAAg gTTATTCTATATTTGTTGTTAAGGGTGATCTGCCAGACTGCGAAGCTGACCAGCTTTTGCAGATGATCAAGGTCCAGCAGATGCATCGACCAAAACTTATTGGAGAAGAATTGGCACAGCTCAAAGAACAGAG TGTTCTCAAAGCAGATCTGGAACGAGTCCTAGAGGCGGCCGACGGGTCGGGAATGTtggatgaagatgaggatgatTTACAGAGGGCTCTAGCGATAAGTCGTCAGGAAGTTGATATAGAGGATGAAGAAGCTGATCTCCGAAGGGCCATTCAGCTTAGTATGCAAG GTAGTTCCAGAAGTATGTCTCAAGATAGTCCGCAGACACCACATACCAATCTTACTTCAGAAGAGCTGcggaagaggagagaagcctaCTTTGAAAA gcaacagcagcagcagcaggaggtagACCGACCTAGACAGCTTTCATACCCTTGTGAAAGACCGACCACAAGTTCAGGAGGACGTGGGAACAACCAAG